From a region of the Dyella jiangningensis genome:
- a CDS encoding MASE1 domain-containing sensor histidine kinase, with translation MPSKSSVLPATGFLLAVGYFLLWLLLWPTEQPYWMLPYGLRFGALLLAPMRMWPWLLGAEFAATGLLAAIHGLPLGWTGFFLGEVPEPTVVAICLWLMRRAKLHASLRDPEDVARLLLSAAFTVAATTATDAVLLALVHASPTSDLMIQALGQDLLGNYVGVLLVVPLLVMLMRARLAKRAMGRLLMDGLLVLVPSLAILMVLSSHAAPQPQFARVLSLAPVLFFAFRHGWRGASLSMLISSLGMTLMDHISGHGIPSAAGELFLAVAGTGALMLGSATDALRRSSERVAEQNVYLAAVNRRLDHLARQLRDAARGNLQAEENQRRHMAAELHDELGQNLTAIQTHLKLAQSRLAQAGMDDIGVSINAILGHMRRALHRLLDDLRPAVLDEFGLLRALDEGPIRDLLNAAGVAYRTELRGDPRLLDDDTRTVIYRLVQESATNAVKHAHADVFQLRLRIGERQGTALALLDIRDNGVGLPVRLPRGGRGLQGMRDRVTALGGLFRVRPESQGVHLRVLLRSSTQTSDVART, from the coding sequence ATGCCATCGAAATCTTCTGTTCTTCCTGCTACCGGTTTCCTGCTTGCCGTCGGCTATTTCCTGCTCTGGCTGCTGCTGTGGCCCACCGAGCAACCCTATTGGATGCTTCCCTACGGCCTGCGCTTCGGCGCCCTGCTGCTGGCCCCGATGCGCATGTGGCCCTGGCTGCTGGGTGCGGAGTTCGCGGCGACCGGGCTGCTGGCGGCCATCCATGGCCTGCCGCTGGGCTGGACGGGCTTTTTCTTAGGCGAGGTACCTGAACCCACGGTGGTGGCGATCTGCCTCTGGCTGATGCGCCGCGCCAAGCTGCACGCCAGCCTTCGCGATCCGGAAGACGTGGCGCGGCTGCTGTTGTCGGCCGCCTTCACCGTGGCCGCCACCACCGCCACCGATGCCGTCCTGCTGGCGCTGGTGCACGCCAGCCCGACCTCGGATCTGATGATCCAGGCGCTGGGACAGGACCTGCTGGGCAATTACGTCGGCGTGCTGCTGGTCGTGCCCCTGCTGGTGATGCTGATGCGCGCCCGCCTGGCCAAGCGGGCCATGGGACGGTTGCTGATGGACGGCTTGCTGGTGCTGGTGCCGTCCCTGGCGATCCTGATGGTGCTGTCCTCGCACGCGGCGCCGCAGCCGCAATTCGCCCGCGTGCTGTCGCTGGCGCCGGTGCTGTTCTTCGCGTTCCGCCATGGCTGGCGCGGCGCCAGCCTGTCCATGCTGATTTCCAGCCTGGGCATGACCCTCATGGATCATATTTCCGGCCACGGCATCCCCAGTGCCGCCGGCGAGCTGTTCCTCGCGGTGGCCGGCACGGGCGCGCTGATGCTCGGTTCGGCCACCGACGCGCTGCGCCGCAGCAGCGAGCGCGTGGCCGAGCAGAATGTCTACCTGGCCGCGGTAAACCGTCGCCTGGACCACCTCGCCCGCCAGCTGAGGGATGCCGCCCGCGGCAACCTGCAGGCGGAGGAAAACCAGCGCCGCCATATGGCCGCGGAGCTCCACGACGAGCTGGGCCAGAACCTCACCGCCATCCAGACCCACCTCAAGCTGGCCCAGTCGCGCCTCGCGCAGGCCGGCATGGACGACATCGGGGTCTCCATCAACGCGATCCTGGGCCATATGCGGCGCGCCCTGCACCGGCTGCTGGACGACCTGCGTCCCGCCGTCCTGGACGAATTCGGCCTGCTGCGCGCGCTGGACGAAGGCCCGATCCGCGACCTGCTCAACGCCGCAGGCGTCGCCTACCGCACCGAGCTGCGCGGCGACCCCCGTCTGCTGGACGACGACACTCGCACGGTGATCTATCGGCTGGTGCAGGAAAGCGCCACCAACGCGGTGAAACACGCCCATGCCGACGTGTTCCAGCTGCGCCTGCGCATCGGCGAGCGCCAGGGCACCGCGCTGGCCCTGCTGGATATCCGCGACAACGGCGTCGGCCTGCCCGTGCGCCTGCCCCGCGGCGGCCGCGGCCTGCAAGGCATGCGCGACCGCGTCACGGCGCTGGGCGGCTTGTTCCGCGTTCGCCCGGAGTCGCAGGGGGTACACCTGCGCGTATTGTTGCGAAGCAGCACGCAAACCAGTGACGTGGCGCGCACTTAA
- a CDS encoding type II toxin-antitoxin system RatA family toxin, with the protein MIEIRRSALVRYSPAQMFDLVNEVEAYPKRFPWCVGAEILERGDDVLVARLDLKYAGFRQSFTTRNTTVRPQRLHMSLVDGPFRSLDGLFEFIALGEAGCKISFALDFDYAGKLGGTALKLGFQGLAGRMVDDFCREAERTYG; encoded by the coding sequence GTGATCGAGATCCGCCGCAGCGCCCTGGTGCGATATTCGCCGGCCCAGATGTTCGACCTGGTGAACGAGGTCGAAGCATACCCAAAGCGCTTCCCCTGGTGTGTTGGCGCCGAGATCCTCGAGCGCGGCGATGATGTGCTGGTCGCGCGGCTGGATCTCAAGTACGCCGGTTTTCGCCAGAGCTTCACCACCCGCAATACCACGGTGCGTCCGCAGCGCCTGCACATGAGCCTGGTGGACGGGCCGTTCCGCAGCCTCGATGGGCTGTTCGAGTTCATTGCACTGGGCGAGGCCGGCTGCAAGATCTCTTTCGCGCTGGATTTCGACTATGCCGGCAAGCTCGGCGGTACGGCGCTCAAGCTGGGTTTCCAGGGGCTGGCTGGTCGCATGGTCGACGACTTCTGCCGCGAGGCGGAGCGCACCTATGGCTGA
- a CDS encoding outer membrane protein assembly factor BamE, which translates to MHKLIRTLGFAMLAVSLASCRLIYTPDVQQGNLLDKKNVDQLQPGMTKRQVLVLMGSPSVNSPFNQNQWNYVSTQQHRGGEIKIRTLTLTFNNDSLVRTDGDFFAEDAQKLVNDTKKYHASYPVDETKGDKNTGSTPPPEGKDGGDQGH; encoded by the coding sequence ATGCATAAGCTGATTCGCACGCTGGGTTTCGCCATGCTGGCCGTCTCGCTGGCCAGCTGCCGTCTCATCTATACCCCTGACGTGCAGCAGGGCAACCTGCTCGACAAGAAGAACGTGGATCAGCTGCAGCCGGGCATGACCAAGCGCCAGGTGCTGGTACTGATGGGTTCGCCATCGGTGAACTCGCCGTTCAACCAGAACCAGTGGAATTACGTCTCCACCCAGCAGCACCGCGGTGGCGAAATCAAGATCCGCACGCTCACGCTCACCTTCAACAACGACTCGCTGGTGCGCACCGACGGCGACTTCTTCGCCGAAGACGCGCAGAAGCTGGTGAACGACACCAAGAAATACCACGCCAGCTATCCAGTCGACGAAACCAAGGGTGACAAGAACACCGGCAGCACGCCGCCGCCTGAAGGCAAGGACGGCGGCGACCAGGGCCACTGA
- the recN gene encoding DNA repair protein RecN → MLTSLYVRHFAVVEEAEIAFGPGLTVVSGETGAGKSLLVDALMLLAGARADSGMVRAGSDRAELTAEFDLSDLPEAREWLRREELDEEDTCQLRRVIRAEGSSRAWINGRPANASQLGELATMLVEIHGQHEHQALLSRAHQLELLDAYAGNESLVSQVRELATQWRELGQRIRKLSGGDDREQRIELLRHELDELEKWALPADGLVELEASHKRLANAGRLAEGAGGVVELIDGDSEFALRRALGRAQLEMSKLAALDDRLAPLLELLDNASIQLTEASDGLGRYAMDVDLDPERFSEVDTHLTRLHELSRRHRVSTVELYDKAATLRDELAELEGAGDAVDKLSRQRQQLQQRYDEHAATLSRAREEAATRLGIEVSALMAELGMSGGRLVIELEAAGEGDPDVQGRERCELLVSANPGQPPRPLRKVASGGELARISLAIEVATLGKDTIGTMVFDEVDTGIGGAVAEVVGQKLRALGGQRQVLCVTHLPQVAAQGHAHLRVSKASDGESTRTRIEKLDANGRRDELARMLGGVEITRETKAHAKQMLDRAQA, encoded by the coding sequence ACGCCCTGATGCTGCTGGCCGGCGCCCGCGCCGACAGCGGCATGGTGCGCGCCGGCAGCGATCGCGCCGAGCTCACCGCCGAATTCGACCTGTCGGACCTGCCCGAGGCGCGTGAGTGGCTGCGCCGCGAGGAACTGGACGAGGAAGACACCTGCCAGCTGCGCCGCGTGATCCGCGCCGAGGGCAGCTCGCGCGCCTGGATCAATGGACGCCCCGCCAACGCCAGCCAGCTGGGCGAACTGGCCACGATGCTGGTCGAGATCCATGGCCAGCACGAGCATCAGGCGCTGCTGTCGCGCGCCCACCAGCTCGAACTGCTCGATGCCTACGCCGGCAACGAGAGCCTGGTCAGCCAGGTGCGCGAACTGGCCACGCAGTGGCGTGAGCTGGGCCAGCGCATCCGTAAATTGAGTGGCGGCGACGACCGCGAACAGCGCATCGAACTGCTGCGCCACGAGCTGGACGAACTGGAGAAGTGGGCCCTGCCCGCCGACGGCCTGGTCGAGCTGGAGGCCAGCCACAAGCGGCTCGCCAATGCAGGTCGTCTGGCCGAAGGCGCCGGCGGCGTGGTCGAACTGATCGATGGCGACAGCGAATTCGCCCTGCGCCGGGCGCTGGGGCGCGCGCAACTGGAAATGAGCAAGCTGGCCGCGCTGGACGACCGGCTCGCCCCGTTGCTGGAGCTGCTGGACAACGCGTCCATCCAGCTCACCGAGGCGTCCGACGGCCTGGGTCGCTATGCGATGGATGTGGACCTCGATCCGGAGCGTTTTTCCGAAGTGGACACGCACCTCACGCGGCTGCACGAACTGTCGCGCCGTCATCGCGTGTCGACGGTTGAGCTGTACGACAAGGCGGCGACGCTGCGCGACGAACTTGCCGAGCTGGAAGGCGCCGGAGATGCGGTCGACAAGCTGTCCCGCCAGCGTCAGCAATTGCAGCAGCGCTACGACGAACATGCCGCCACGCTGAGCCGCGCGCGCGAGGAAGCCGCGACGCGCCTGGGCATCGAAGTGAGCGCGCTGATGGCCGAACTCGGCATGAGCGGCGGCCGCCTGGTGATCGAGCTGGAAGCTGCCGGCGAAGGCGATCCCGATGTGCAGGGTCGCGAGCGTTGCGAGCTGCTGGTCAGCGCCAATCCGGGCCAACCGCCGCGTCCGCTGCGCAAGGTGGCATCGGGCGGCGAACTCGCTCGCATCAGCCTCGCCATCGAAGTGGCCACGCTGGGCAAGGACACCATCGGCACCATGGTGTTCGACGAAGTGGACACGGGCATCGGCGGTGCTGTCGCCGAAGTGGTGGGCCAGAAACTGCGCGCCCTAGGTGGCCAACGTCAGGTGCTGTGCGTGACTCATCTGCCGCAGGTTGCTGCGCAAGGCCATGCACACCTCCGTGTGAGCAAGGCGAGCGACGGCGAGTCCACCCGCACCCGCATTGAAAAGCTCGATGCGAACGGACGTCGCGATGAACTGGCACGCATGCTCGGCGGCGTGGAGATCACGCGCGAAACCAAGGCGCATGCGAAGCAGATGCTGGATCGCGCGCAAGCCTAA
- a CDS encoding response regulator transcription factor: MYSIVLVDDHAIVREGFKRLIELEPDLEVVAECRSADDAVEAVGQRRPDLVALDLSLPDGSGLPLIEHLRSVAADTRIVVLSMHDGEPYVSEALRRGASGYVTKGVAPEELVAGLRAVMQGECFLSSDLRKRRAERPSESRDPIHRLTAREREVFLLLAAGRAPKQVAGELGIGQKTVYIHRASLMGKLGAGSELDLYRMAAERGLLPRKN; encoded by the coding sequence ATGTACAGCATTGTCCTGGTCGATGACCATGCCATCGTACGCGAGGGGTTCAAGAGGCTGATCGAGCTGGAGCCGGATCTGGAGGTCGTTGCGGAATGCCGCAGCGCCGACGATGCGGTGGAGGCGGTTGGCCAGCGTCGACCCGACCTCGTGGCGCTCGATCTCTCGCTGCCCGACGGCAGCGGGCTGCCGTTGATCGAGCACCTGCGCAGCGTGGCGGCGGACACGCGCATCGTGGTGCTGAGCATGCACGACGGCGAACCCTATGTTTCCGAAGCGCTGCGACGTGGCGCCAGCGGGTACGTGACCAAGGGCGTGGCGCCGGAGGAACTGGTGGCCGGCCTGCGTGCAGTGATGCAGGGCGAATGCTTCCTCAGCTCCGACCTGCGCAAGCGCCGCGCCGAACGGCCGAGCGAATCGCGCGACCCCATCCATCGCCTGACCGCCCGCGAACGCGAGGTATTCCTGCTGCTGGCGGCGGGCCGCGCACCCAAGCAGGTCGCCGGCGAACTGGGCATCGGCCAGAAGACCGTCTACATCCACCGCGCCAGCCTGATGGGCAAGCTGGGCGCCGGCTCGGAACTCGACCTGTACCGCATGGCCGCCGAACGTGGCCTGCTGCCGCGCAAGAACTGA
- a CDS encoding RnfH family protein: protein MAESLHVEVVYAGPSQQVVRRVSLPAGSTVMQAIEASGLARDVPGLVVDPARLGIFSRKAAPDQVLGEGDRVEIYRPLTLDPKEARRRRAHEG, encoded by the coding sequence ATGGCTGAGTCGCTCCACGTCGAAGTGGTCTACGCCGGGCCATCGCAGCAGGTCGTGCGTCGCGTGAGCTTGCCCGCGGGCAGCACGGTGATGCAGGCGATCGAGGCTTCAGGATTGGCCAGGGACGTTCCGGGGCTGGTCGTGGACCCGGCGAGGCTGGGCATCTTTTCCCGCAAGGCTGCGCCGGATCAGGTGCTGGGCGAAGGCGACCGCGTGGAAATCTACCGGCCGCTTACGCTCGATCCGAAGGAAGCACGCCGGCGTCGCGCCCACGAGGGCTGA
- the fur gene encoding ferric iron uptake transcriptional regulator yields MEQETKELRKAGLKVTHPRMRILQIFEDEEAHHLTAEDVYKKLLAHQEDIGLATVYRVLTQFEAAGIVVKHNFEGGQAVYELDRGKHHDHMIDVDSGKVIEFVSEEIERLQHEIAARHGYVIEDHSLVLYVRPKKAK; encoded by the coding sequence ATGGAACAGGAAACCAAAGAACTGCGCAAAGCCGGGTTGAAGGTCACGCATCCCCGCATGCGCATCCTGCAGATCTTCGAGGACGAGGAGGCCCATCACCTCACCGCCGAAGACGTCTACAAGAAGCTGCTCGCCCATCAGGAAGACATCGGCCTGGCCACGGTGTACCGGGTGCTCACCCAGTTCGAGGCCGCCGGCATCGTCGTCAAGCACAATTTCGAAGGCGGGCAGGCCGTCTACGAATTGGACCGCGGCAAGCATCATGACCACATGATCGATGTGGACAGCGGAAAGGTCATCGAGTTCGTCAGCGAGGAGATCGAGCGCCTCCAGCACGAAATCGCGGCGCGCCACGGCTATGTGATCGAAGACCACAGCCTCGTGCTCTACGTACGCCCCAAAAAGGCCAAGTAG
- the smpB gene encoding SsrA-binding protein SmpB: protein MAKAKDKDKQGGGTIALNKRARHEYHIDQRFEAGIELQGWEVKSLRAGRINFGDSYAMVIANEIQLVGTSIPPLISASTHVIANDRRTRKLLLHRAEIDTLIGAVERKGYTLIPTAMYWKGNKVKVELGLAKGKQAHDKRETEKERDWQREKQRTMRAHNRSA from the coding sequence ATGGCCAAGGCTAAGGACAAAGACAAGCAAGGCGGCGGAACGATCGCGCTCAACAAGCGCGCCCGCCACGAGTACCACATCGACCAGCGCTTCGAGGCCGGCATCGAGCTGCAGGGCTGGGAGGTGAAGTCGCTGCGCGCCGGCCGCATCAACTTCGGCGACAGCTACGCCATGGTCATCGCCAACGAGATCCAGCTGGTGGGCACTTCCATCCCGCCGCTGATCAGCGCGTCCACGCATGTGATCGCCAACGATCGCCGCACGCGCAAGCTGCTGCTGCATCGCGCGGAAATCGACACGCTGATCGGCGCCGTCGAACGCAAGGGCTACACCCTCATCCCCACGGCCATGTACTGGAAAGGCAACAAGGTAAAGGTCGAGCTGGGCCTGGCCAAGGGCAAGCAGGCCCATGACAAGCGCGAGACGGAAAAGGAACGCGACTGGCAGCGCGAAAAGCAGCGCACCATGCGCGCGCACAACCGCTCAGCCTGA